The genomic window GAGGTTGAAATCATCGGGCTGGAGCGAGGGCCACTGCTGACCTCATCCGGGTTGCAGATCTTCGCCGGTCACGGCATGGCCGAGGTCAGGCGGGGAATCGACACCTTGCTGATCGCCGGAGGGGTGGGTGTGGAGCCGTGTCGTACATACACACCCATGCTTCGGTGGATACAGCAGCAAGCCAAACATGTGCGTCGCATGGCCTCGATTTGCACAGGTGCCTTCCTTCTGGCGGAGGCCGGCCTTCTCAAAGGGCGGAGGGCGACAACGCACTGGCACCATTGCTCGGATTTCACCCGGGCTTTCCCTGACATCAGGGTCGAATCGGACCCGATCTTCGTCCAGGATGGCGCCATCTACACCTCTGGTGGCGTCACCGCCGGCATGGATCTCGCCCTTGCGATGGTCGAGGAGGATTTCGGGCGCGAGGTAGCACTGGCAACTGCCCGCGAACTGGTCATGTTCCTGAAGCGGCCAGGCGGTCAGGCCCAGTTCAGTGCCCAACTCTCGGTCCAGCTTGCTGAGCACGCGCCCCTGCGGGCACTCCAGACCTACATTCTAGACCATCCAACTGAGGACCTCTCGATCGAGCAGCTTGCGCGCCGGACGGCCATGAGCCCACGAAATTTCGCCCGCCTCTTCACCCAGGAGATCGGCATCACCCCTGCGCGGTTCGTGACCTCGGCGCGGATCGAGACGGCCCGCCGACTGCTCGAAGAAACCACCGATCCACTGGAAGTCGTGTGTCTGAAGAGTGGCCTCGGGACTCCCGAGTCCATGCGCCGATCCTTCCTGCACGCCGTGGGCATTCCACCTAACCAATACCGCAAGCGCTTCAACCGTTCCTAACCAACCGCGACCAAGCTCAGGGGCCGCGCGAACCGACACCCAGGAGGGTCGAATGAACTTCCATGCGCGCCTTGGCGCCCTGCTTTGCTTTGTCCTGCTTTGGACATCCGGGGCCAGTATCGGGGCCGCTCCGGTACCTCCATCAGAGAAGCACTTTGTGTGTCCACCTTGTGCTCAGGACTGTGACACGAAGGTCTACGCGGAACCGGGGGTCTGCCCGGCCTGCCACATGGCCTTGGTCGAGGCGACCACCCCACTCCGGCAGAAGGCCAAAGTAGAGGAAGTCGCCCATGGTTATGTCTGTTCTCCGTGCGATGCTCCCTGCGATACGAAAGTCTACGACCACCCTGGACAATGCCCGACCTGCGGCATGCCCTTGGTCGAGGCCGGTTCCGAGGCTGCCCATCCTCATCGCAAGAGGGTCGCCATTCTCGTCTTCAACGGCGTCGAAATCATCGATTTCACGGGACCCTATGAAATGTTTGGCGCCGCCGGGTTCGAGGTCTATACCGTCGCAGGAGCCAAGGGTTCCGTGACCAGTTCCATGGGGCTCACCGTGGTTCCGAAATACACCTTCAGCGACGCGCCCCAGCCTGATGTGCTCGTGATCCCCGGGGGTGGTGTCGGCGAGGCCAGCGTGGATGGACCCACCATCCAATACATCAAGGATGCCACCGCCCACACGCAAAACACGATGTCGGTCTGCAACGGATCCTTCATTCTCGCCCATACAGGAATGCTGGACGGCCTCCAAGCGACGACGACGAGAGGGAACCTGCCCCGCCTCGCCAGCCAATTCCCAAGCATCAAGGTTATCGGCAACCAGCGCTACACGGATAACGGCAAGATCATCACGACGGGAGGACTTTCCGCCGGAATCGACGGCGCGTTGCATGTAATCGAAAAACTGCTGGGCACTGAGGCCGCAAGGAAGGTGGCCATGCTTGAGGAATACTCTTGGCAGCCGGGCACGAAGTTGCCGGCGTCGATGTCAGCCCAGAACCCGCTGTCGCGAAAGGACCATGGTGTGGCGGTTATCTATACCTGTCCCATGAAGGAGCACCCCAAGGAATTCCGCAAACCAGGGAAATGCGCTCTTTGCGGGATGGAACTCGAAATCCGGAAGGGTTGAAGCCATACGGAACCGCATTCCATCCATCCTTTGAACCGCCACCCAGCCTCCAGACCATGGGTCCTGCTTGAAGTGAACAGCGGCCTTCTCCCTTGTTCCAAGTGAACATGAGTCCCGGCAGGGGCCAGGTGGCTTCTGCCGGGAGGCGCCTCGCCCCGTCAGGACTTCTCGATGCCCAGCGCCTTGATCCGCGAGGCGAGGGTGGTGGGTTTCATGGCGAGGATCTCCGCAGCTCCGCCCGTCCCGAAGACCTTGCCCCCGGCCTGCTTCAGCGCAGCGATGATGCTCTCCCGTTCCTGGTTCTTCTGCGCTTCACGCGTGAGCAGAAGCGGGGATGGTGCCTGGGCCGAGGGCTGCGCTTCGGAATACCGGTTCCGGGGCAGGTCAAAGGATAGCGGCCCATCCCCTGCCAGGATCACGGCCCGTTCCACGGCATTCTGGAGCTCCCGGATGTTGCCGGGCCACTCGTAGGCCGTGAGCCGTTCGGCATCGGCCAAAGTCAGGGGGGGCACTTTGCGGTTCATCTTCTTGGCGGTCGCCCGAACGAAGTGGGTCGCGAGCTTGCTGATGTCCTCGCACCGTTCCCTCAGGGGTGGGATCGCCAAGGGGAACACCACGAGGCGGTAGTACAGATCCTGCCGGAAACGGCCAGCTTCCACCTCCTTGATGAGGTCCCTGTTGGTCGCGGCGATGATCCGGACGTCCACTTTGCGGGTCCGGGTATCCCCGATGCGCTCCAGTTCGTGCTCCTGCAGGACCCGCAGGAGCTTCGCCTGCATGGCGAGGGGGATCTCGCCGATCTCGTCCAGGAAGAGGGTCCCTCCGTCCGCAAGCTCAAACCGCCCCGGCTTGTCGCGGACCGCGCCCGTGAAAGCCCCCCGCATGTGCCCGAAGAATTCGCTCTCGAAAAGGGACTCCGGAACGGCGCTGCAATTGACTTTGATCAGCGGGCGGAGCTTGCGCAGGCTGTTGTCGTGGATCGCCCGCGCCACCAGCTCCTTGCCCGTCCCGCTTTCGCCCGTGATCAGCACCGCCGCGTCTGTGGGGGCCACGAGGTGCATCTGCTGCATGACCTTGCGCAGTCCAGGGCTTTCCCCGATGATGTCCCCGAAGTCGTTGGCGTCACGGAGTTCTTCGAGAAGATACTCGTTCTGCGCCTGGAGCCTGGCCTGCTCACGCTCAAGGAGCACCTGCTCGGTTATGTCCTGGATGACGGTGCGGGTGGCCTCGAGGCCAGGCACCGGCTTGGACCACCACTTCACCCAGACGGACTGGCCGTTGTCCTTGCGGTGGAGTTCGAGGATGACATCCTTGGTTTCGATGCCCCGGTCAATGGCATCCTTGGCAGCCGCCCAAGATGCCTTGTTTTCCGGGGTGTCGGCGAGCAGGGTGGCCCCGTTGATGCTGGTGACCTCTTCTGGTTTCACCCCCAGGATTCTCATGGCGGCCCGGTTGATGTGGATGAAGCGGGTATCAAGGCCTTCAAAAACGTAAGGAACGGGAGCCTCATCAAATAGGTCCCGGAACTGTTGCTCCTGCTCGGAGGCCGCAGCCACGGCCTGCCGAAGCTTTTCACTGATCTCCCGCTGCCCCTCTTCCAGTTCAGCGATCTTGCGGGCCGCCAACCTGAGTTCCATGAGATCCATGACGAGTGCAGCTAGCATTTCCAGGTTCCTGGCATCCGGCCCGGTCAACTCGCGTGGTTCACGGTCGATCACGCAGAGGGTGCCCAGGTTGAAGCCATCGTGGGTACGCAGAGGGGCCGCTGCGTAGAAGCGCAGGCCGAAGGCGCCCGCGACCAGGGGATTGGCCAAGGAGCGCGCGTCCAGTTTGGCGTCGCGCACTTCGTAGATGTCTTCCGAAAGGATGGCGGAAGCGCAAAGACCCGGTTCCCGCTCCACGCCACTGGCCTCCAGGCCATGGTGCGACTTGAACCAGATGCGGTCGGTATCCACCAGGCTAACGATTGCGATGGGCACCCGGAGCAGTTCCGCCGCAACGGCCGTGACGTGGTCGAAGGCTCCGTCTGGTGGTGTATCCATGATCTGGTACCTGCGCAGCACGTCGATACGCGCAGACTCCATCTCTCGCCCGGCAAGGTCCACTGTCATTGGCCAAGGCTACGAGAGTTCAAAATGAATGACAACGGCAATTCGTAGCCGTTCAGGATGCAGCCTCCCTGGCGCTCCCCCGCACAATTTCAAACCCATTGTGGTGCGTTGAATTAGATTCTGAAGAAGCGTTAACTCACCGCCGTGGCAGTCAGGTTCACTGAGTCCGGGCAGTGGCTCATCGGCGGTGCCGCCCTGGGTCAGGCCACCGTCCACTCGTTCCACCTTGAGGCCCTCGTTACGGAGGGTCCGAACAATAAGGACGAGAAGGCCGAATTCCCTCGCCAGGTTTTTGCCGGCATGGAAGGGCTACTGGGCGCCATCGAACCCGCCAGTTTTATCGTCATCCACGAAGTACACGCCGACGATTGGCCTAGCCAAGGTCCACGCGAACATCGAAGAGGAAGGCGCCATCCGGCTCTACAACCGGGTTGCTACCGAGTTGCTCTACCGAGTGCTGTGGATGAACAAGGCCAAGGAGCCACTGGGGGCGACCCTTAAACCGTCCCCCTGGAGGTTTCCCGTGGTGAGGAGTTGCCGGTTGACTCCGTAATCTGCGAAGGCAAGTTCTGTCGGGCTCAATACTTTCAGGAAGACTGTGGGGCCACCGCGATATTGGATATAGGGCCAGCCCTCCTGGTTGACGGTGGCCAAGTAGAATGCCGGCTCCTGGTGGATCGGGGTGCCCAGGTGTTCAACAGTCGTTGTGCCATGGCTCCGGGATGGCTACCGTGCCCACTAGGCGTTGGCAGATGCCGTCCAATTCAGCGCCAAGTTGGCGTAGATTCAAATAGCGCCGGAAAGCATTTTGGGTATCCGGACGACGCACGAACACCCTCCCATCGGGCATTTCGAGGATCACCACTTTCAGGGGAACCTCCACCAGGGCGCTCGGATCCCCTTCCAGAAGGCGGACCATGAAGCGTGGGTGGAAAAACAGGAGCTGACGGATCGGCCAAGTGACGAATCCACCTCGCGCCATGATGACCTGAGGGTCGATTTCGTGGATCAACAGCAGGTCTTCAGCAGCAATGGCTTCCTTGAGGCCCTGGAGCGTTTCATGGAATGGGAACCGGGAACGGGCGGACCATAAGGTTCCTGGGCCCCCCGGAGGGTCGCCATAAGTGACAGGGATCGCTTGCTCAGGCATGGGTCACCGGTTTGGGAGGACAGGGCAGCTTGGGTGGAAAGGCCTATTCGGCATCGAGCAATCCCCTGACCCTACTCGAGAGGTCCCGGAAGGAATAGGGTTTCTGAAGGAACCCGGCCTTCTCCGGAAAGAGACCTTGCCCGTATGCAAGGGGCTCCGGGCAACCCGAGACGAATAGACACCCCAAGCCCGGTTTGGCGCTCCTAAGTTGTTTCGCCAACTCCTGGCCGTTCATGATCGGCATGATCATATCGGTGATGAGCAGGGCAATTTCGTTCAGGCTTATCTTGGCGTGTTTCAGGGCCTCCCCTGGAGAATCCGCTTCCAGGACTGTGTAGCCAAGGGAGCGCAACGCCTCGCAGGTCGCGGACCGCAGGCTTTCGTTGTCATCGACCACGAGCAGCAGCTCTCCACGGCCCCGGGCGACCTGGTCGGCTTTTGGCAGCCAAGAGTACTCGGGCCCCCGCATGGCCCGCGGGAAATAGGCCGTGAACTGGCTCCCGGCCCCCGGTGCGCTATCGACCTCGATGAAGCCGCCATTCTGCTTGAGGATGCCATGGATGTTGGCCAGTCCGAGTCCGGTGCCCTTCCCAGCCGCTTTGGTGGTGAAGAACGGCTCGAAGATCTGCTTGATCACGCTAGGGTCTATGCCGGCGCCATTGTCGCAGACGGCCAGGACCACATAGTCCCCTGGCCCTGTGCTCGTCTGGGGCGCGCACGGGTCTGTACCGAAGGTCACATTCCGCGTCTCCACACGGATGGTTCCAGGACCTACGATCGCGTCCCTGGCATTGACGCATAGATTGGCCAGAACCTGCTCGACTTGGGCCGGGTCCATGCGTACCGGCCATACCGAGGGCAGGGGTTGCCACTCCAG from Geothrix sp. 21YS21S-2 includes these protein-coding regions:
- a CDS encoding ATP-binding protein, producing the protein MAARRACLGHGLRAWSQRRRNEDTKEILQVKLLQAQKLEVVGRLAGGIAHDFNNMLCIILGCADLALGLAEPGGQIHASLHEILTAARHSSNLTGQLLAFARKQEVVPRLLDLNTTVEGMLSILKRLIGEEIRLEWQPLPSVWPVRMDPAQVEQVLANLCVNARDAIVGPGTIRVETRNVTFGTDPCAPQTSTGPGDYVVLAVCDNGAGIDPSVIKQIFEPFFTTKAAGKGTGLGLANIHGILKQNGGFIEVDSAPGAGSQFTAYFPRAMRGPEYSWLPKADQVARGRGELLLVVDDNESLRSATCEALRSLGYTVLEADSPGEALKHAKISLNEIALLITDMIMPIMNGQELAKQLRSAKPGLGCLFVSGCPEPLAYGQGLFPEKAGFLQKPYSFRDLSSRVRGLLDAE
- a CDS encoding DJ-1/PfpI family protein → MNFHARLGALLCFVLLWTSGASIGAAPVPPSEKHFVCPPCAQDCDTKVYAEPGVCPACHMALVEATTPLRQKAKVEEVAHGYVCSPCDAPCDTKVYDHPGQCPTCGMPLVEAGSEAAHPHRKRVAILVFNGVEIIDFTGPYEMFGAAGFEVYTVAGAKGSVTSSMGLTVVPKYTFSDAPQPDVLVIPGGGVGEASVDGPTIQYIKDATAHTQNTMSVCNGSFILAHTGMLDGLQATTTRGNLPRLASQFPSIKVIGNQRYTDNGKIITTGGLSAGIDGALHVIEKLLGTEAARKVAMLEEYSWQPGTKLPASMSAQNPLSRKDHGVAVIYTCPMKEHPKEFRKPGKCALCGMELEIRKG
- a CDS encoding GlxA family transcriptional regulator — protein: MLLDMTNASSPRKPSPDRPVVKGPRRIAMLAFPNVQVLDVMGPLEVFSRASRWLRDQGKSADLVYEVEIIGLERGPLLTSSGLQIFAGHGMAEVRRGIDTLLIAGGVGVEPCRTYTPMLRWIQQQAKHVRRMASICTGAFLLAEAGLLKGRRATTHWHHCSDFTRAFPDIRVESDPIFVQDGAIYTSGGVTAGMDLALAMVEEDFGREVALATARELVMFLKRPGGQAQFSAQLSVQLAEHAPLRALQTYILDHPTEDLSIEQLARRTAMSPRNFARLFTQEIGITPARFVTSARIETARRLLEETTDPLEVVCLKSGLGTPESMRRSFLHAVGIPPNQYRKRFNRS
- a CDS encoding sigma 54-interacting transcriptional regulator; translated protein: MTVDLAGREMESARIDVLRRYQIMDTPPDGAFDHVTAVAAELLRVPIAIVSLVDTDRIWFKSHHGLEASGVEREPGLCASAILSEDIYEVRDAKLDARSLANPLVAGAFGLRFYAAAPLRTHDGFNLGTLCVIDREPRELTGPDARNLEMLAALVMDLMELRLAARKIAELEEGQREISEKLRQAVAAASEQEQQFRDLFDEAPVPYVFEGLDTRFIHINRAAMRILGVKPEEVTSINGATLLADTPENKASWAAAKDAIDRGIETKDVILELHRKDNGQSVWVKWWSKPVPGLEATRTVIQDITEQVLLEREQARLQAQNEYLLEELRDANDFGDIIGESPGLRKVMQQMHLVAPTDAAVLITGESGTGKELVARAIHDNSLRKLRPLIKVNCSAVPESLFESEFFGHMRGAFTGAVRDKPGRFELADGGTLFLDEIGEIPLAMQAKLLRVLQEHELERIGDTRTRKVDVRIIAATNRDLIKEVEAGRFRQDLYYRLVVFPLAIPPLRERCEDISKLATHFVRATAKKMNRKVPPLTLADAERLTAYEWPGNIRELQNAVERAVILAGDGPLSFDLPRNRYSEAQPSAQAPSPLLLTREAQKNQERESIIAALKQAGGKVFGTGGAAEILAMKPTTLASRIKALGIEKS
- a CDS encoding DUF302 domain-containing protein translates to MPEQAIPVTYGDPPGGPGTLWSARSRFPFHETLQGLKEAIAAEDLLLIHEIDPQVIMARGGFVTWPIRQLLFFHPRFMVRLLEGDPSALVEVPLKVVILEMPDGRVFVRRPDTQNAFRRYLNLRQLGAELDGICQRLVGTVAIPEPWHNDC